GACGTGGTCATCGTCGGCGCAGGCGGCTCCGGCATGCGTGCCTCGCTGCAACTGGCGCAGGCGGGCCTGAACGTCGCGGTGCTGACCAAGGTGTTCCCGACCCGCTCGCACACCGTGGCGGCGCAGGGCGGCATCGGGGCCTCGCTGGGCAACATGTCGGAAGACAACTGGCACTACCACTTCTACGACACCATCAAGGGGTCGGACTGGCTGGGTGACCAGGACGCCATCGAGTTCATGTGCCGCGAGGCGACCAAGGTCGTCTACGAGCTGGAACACTTCGGCATGCCGTTCGACCGCAACCCGGACGGCACCATCTACCAGCGTCCCTTCGGCGGCCACACTGCCAACTACGGCGAGAAGCCGGTTCAGCGCGCCTGCGCTGCGGCCGACCGCACCGGCCACGCGATGCTGCACACGCTGTACCAGCGCAACGTGGCCTCGCGCACCCAGTTCTTCGTCGAGTGGATGGCGCTGGACCTGATCCGCGACGCCGAGGGCGACGTGGTGGGCGTGACGGCGCTGGAGATGGAGACCGGTGACGTCTACATCCTCGAAGCCAAGTCGGTGCTGCTGGCCACCGGCGGTGCCGGGCGCATCTTCGCGGCCTCGACCAACGCCTTCATCAACACCGGCGACGGCCTGGGCATGGCTGCGCGTTCGGGCATCCCGCTGCAGGACATGGAGTTCTGGCAGTTCCACCCCACTGGCGTGCACAACGCGGGCGTGCTGCTGACCGAAGGCTGCCGTGGCGAGGGCGCGATCCTGCGCAACGTCAACGGCGAGCGCTTCATGGAGCGCTATGCCCCGACGCTGAAGGACCTGGCGCCGCGTGACTTCGTCTCGCGCTGCATGGACCAGGAGATCAAGGAAGGGCGTGGCTGCGGTCCGAACAAGGACTACATCCAGCTCGACATGACCCACCTGGGCGGCGACACCATCCTCAAGCGCCTGCCCTCGGTGTTCGAGATCGGCCACAACTTCGCCAACGTCGATATCACCAAGGAGCCGATCCCCGTGGTGCCGACCATCCACTACCAGATGGGCGGCATCCCGACGGGCATCAGCGGCCAGGTCGTGGTCCCGAAG
The Sphaerotilus microaerophilus DNA segment above includes these coding regions:
- the sdhA gene encoding succinate dehydrogenase flavoprotein subunit; protein product: MASIATSASYSGSLPRRKFDVVIVGAGGSGMRASLQLAQAGLNVAVLTKVFPTRSHTVAAQGGIGASLGNMSEDNWHYHFYDTIKGSDWLGDQDAIEFMCREATKVVYELEHFGMPFDRNPDGTIYQRPFGGHTANYGEKPVQRACAAADRTGHAMLHTLYQRNVASRTQFFVEWMALDLIRDAEGDVVGVTALEMETGDVYILEAKSVLLATGGAGRIFAASTNAFINTGDGLGMAARSGIPLQDMEFWQFHPTGVHNAGVLLTEGCRGEGAILRNVNGERFMERYAPTLKDLAPRDFVSRCMDQEIKEGRGCGPNKDYIQLDMTHLGGDTILKRLPSVFEIGHNFANVDITKEPIPVVPTIHYQMGGIPTGISGQVVVPKGDDYKSVVNGLYAVGECSCVSVHGANRLGTNSLLDLLVFGKSAGNHIIESLRSSPKSHKDLPKDAADLSLARLAKLDGSSSGEYAQDVANDIRSAMQQHAGVFRTQQTMDEGTVKINAIRERVKNITLKDKSKVFNTARIEALEVENLMEVAQATMTSAAARKECRGAHTVKDYERGADDAEFPLGRNDKEWLKHTLWDSATNSLSYKPVNLKPLTVDSVPPKVRTF